A region from the Gossypium hirsutum isolate 1008001.06 chromosome A08, Gossypium_hirsutum_v2.1, whole genome shotgun sequence genome encodes:
- the LOC107945704 gene encoding transcription factor bHLH157 isoform X2, producing the protein MGEAAMGSALKQPLKNLCCSNGWCYGVFWRFDPRNSMLLTLGDAYYEQKMGPLVDKMLLKFHILGEGIIGQAAFTGKHQWIFSDSNGKGSDSAGNENIFQDESELQDQFSSGIKTIAVISVGRRGVVQFGSTKKILERLELLAETEKLFYDMGNCHGLTPLEIETCNLDGWFTSFILGQNPTTELGGCSGKPTGWSCSLQSLIEPSCSVHDYSMNTVQQNLSHLTSQIQTISMEAQPISTGKIHRVNSLAANAPCTSEGSILTSLPSEKGEWDPSIAFPKKDTEQNFQGHSTFTSFYSTGELVDVELRNLDSFGRTKQEQHSFGTNAGLLDSVISQQRSIEDFNLGDFTTDLSSSFTMDDFSQWFSPFPQHHILGAGATTTTDPSCSVGFTSVPSVPIGGDAVINIPVGQIVNSSKSSIADAFTSNVEKSTMVHDSGNDLFSVTGMDFRLRKAGGFSENIDMPLLHSVNKVVASGMSSSMAGKRKGLFSELGLEELLRGVNNSSSVAKSSVEDEIFTTRRRKIENSSSNFHLGQLEGLSCSGGGMNLAQYSHTWDKSNDTIFGKEFHLKSQVGLWIDDSYGVKAGNAVVTTAKKPTRKRAKPGESSRPRPKDRQLIQDRIKELRGIIPHSGKQLSIDHLLERTIKYLLFLQGVTKYADKIKQADEPKLIGQENGKLLKHNTMSGGATWAFEVGAQSIPIVVKDLNPPGQMLVEV; encoded by the exons atggGTGAAGCAGCGATGGGTTCTGCGTTAAAGCAACCACTAAAGAATCTTTGTTGCAGTAATGGGTGGTGTTATGGTGTTTTCTGGCGCTTTGATCCCAGAAATTCCAt GTTGTTAACATTGGGAGATGCCTACTATGAACAGAAAATGGGTCCATTAGTCGACAAAATGCTTCTAAAATTCCACATCCTGGGTGAAGG AATAATTGGTCAAGCCGCTTTCACGGGAAAACATCAATGGATTTTCTCAGACTCCAATGGTAAAGGTTCGGATTCCGCTGgaaatgaaaatatatttcag GATGAATCTGAGTTACAAGACCAATTTTCATCTGGGATCAAG ACAATTGCAGTAATCTCTGTAGGAAGACGGGGAGTTGTTCAGTTTGGATCCACAAAGAAG ATTTTGGAGAGGTTGGAGCTTTTGGCTGAAACGGAGAAGTTGTTTTATGACATGGGAAATTGTCATGGGCTTACACCTTTGGAAATTGAAACTTGCAACCTAGATGGATGGTTTACTTCCTTCATTCTGGGTCAGAATCCGACAACCGAACTAGGTGGCTGTTCTGGAAAGCCAACAGGGTGGTCATGTTCCTTACAAAGTCTCATTGAACCCTCCTGCTCTGTGCATGACTATAGTATGAACACTGTGCAACAGAATTTATCTCATCTCACAAGTCAAATTCAAACAATTAGCATGGAAGCTCAACCTATATCAACTGGTAAGATCCATCGTGTTAACAGCTTGGCTGCTAATGCCCCTTGCACTAGTGAGGGTTCAATTTTGACTTCATTGCCGAGTGAAAAGGGCGAGTGGGATCCTTCAATTGCATTTCCTAAAAAGGATACAGAACAAAATTTTCAGGGTCattcaacatttacatcattttaTAGCACAGGAGAATTGGTTGATGTTGAATTACGTAATCTAGATAGCTTTGGGCGAACAAAACAGGAACAACATTCCTTTGGCACCAACGCTGGACTTCTAGATAGTGTAATTAGCCAACAGAGAAGCATTGAGGATTTTAACCTAGGTGATTTTACAACAGACCTCTCCAGCTCCTTTACAATGGATGATTTCTCTCAGTGGTTTTCTCCTTTTCCCCAGCATCACATACTTGGAGCAGGAGCTACAACGACAACTGATCCTTCATGTTCAGTAGGGTTTACCTCTGTGCCATCTGTTCCGATAGGAGGTGATGCGGTAATCAATATTCCAGTTGGACAAATAGTTAATTCATCAAAGAGCTCCATCGCTGATGCATTCACATCTAATGTAGAGAAATCTACAATGGTTCATGATAGTGGAAATGATCTGTTTAGTGTTACTGGAATGGATTTTAGACTTAGAAAAGCTGGGGGGTTTTCAGAAAATATTGACATGCCTTTGTTGCATAGTGTTAACAAAGTTGTTGCATCTGGAATGTCATCATCCATGGCTGGCAAGCGAAAAGGGTTATTCTCTGAACTTGGCCTTGAAGAGCTTCTACGTGGTGTTAATAATTCTTCTTCTGTTGCTAAATCTAGTGTTGAGGATGAAATTTTCACTACTAGAAGAAGGAAAATTGAAAATTCTTCATCTAACTTCCATCTAGGTCAGCTTGAAGGTCTTTCTTGCTCTGGTGGGGGCATGAATCTGGCCCAGTATTCACATACCTGGGACAAGAGTAATGATACTATATTCGGCAAAGAGTTTCACCTAAAATCACAAGTAGGATTATGGATTGATGATAGCTATGGTGTAAAAGCTGGAAATGCTGTTGTCACAACAGCAAAGAAGCCCACCAGGAAAAGAGCTAAACCTGGTGAAAGCTCTCGACCAAGGCCCAAAGACCGCCAGCTGATCCAAGATCGCATCAAAGAACTGAGAGGGATTATTCCTCATAGTGGAAAG CAGTTGAGCATTGATCATTTATTGGAGCGGACCATCAAATACCTGCTTTTCTTGCAAGGCGTGACAAAATATGCAGACAAGATTAAACAAGCTGATGAACCTAAG CTTATTGGCCAGGAGAACGGAAAGCTTCTAAAACACAATACAATGAGTGGTGGTGCTACATGGGCATTTGAAGTTGGGGCTCAGAGTATTCCTATTGTAGTTAAGGACCTAAATCCACCAGGCCAAATGCTTGTTGAGGTATGA
- the LOC107945704 gene encoding transcription factor bHLH157 isoform X1 — MGEAAMGSALKQPLKNLCCSNGWCYGVFWRFDPRNSMLLTLGDAYYEQKMGPLVDKMLLKFHILGEGIIGQAAFTGKHQWIFSDSNGKGSDSAGNENIFQDESELQDQFSSGIKTIAVISVGRRGVVQFGSTKKILERLELLAETEKLFYDMGNCHGLTPLEIETCNLDGWFTSFILGQNPTTELGGCSGKPTGWSCSLQSLIEPSCSVHDYSMNTVQQNLSHLTSQIQTISMEAQPISTGKIHRVNSLAANAPCTSEGSILTSLPSEKGEWDPSIAFPKKDTEQNFQGHSTFTSFYSTGELVDVELRNLDSFGRTKQEQHSFGTNAGLLDSVISQQRSIEDFNLGDFTTDLSSSFTMDDFSQWFSPFPQHHILGAGATTTTDPSCSVGFTSVPSVPIGGDAVINIPVGQIVNSSKSSIADAFTSNVEKSTMVHDSGNDLFSVTGMDFRLRKAGGFSENIDMPLLHSVNKVVASGMSSSMAGKRKGLFSELGLEELLRGVNNSSSVAKSSVEDEIFTTRRRKIENSSSNFHLGQLEGLSCSGGGMNLAQYSHTWDKSNDTIFGKEFHLKSQVGLWIDDSYGVKAGNAVVTTAKKPTRKRAKPGESSRPRPKDRQLIQDRIKELRGIIPHSGKQLSIDHLLERTIKYLLFLQGVTKYADKIKQADEPKLIGQENGKLLKHNTMSGGATWAFEVGAQSIPIVVKDLNPPGQMLVEMLCEDREFFLEIAEVIRGFPLNILKGVMELQEDKIWARFIVEADKQIERTGIIWSLLPLLQQKDNSGIDCATQPSGDMDGGISLLNNPQQQPFLLRPVSVAETLQ; from the exons atggGTGAAGCAGCGATGGGTTCTGCGTTAAAGCAACCACTAAAGAATCTTTGTTGCAGTAATGGGTGGTGTTATGGTGTTTTCTGGCGCTTTGATCCCAGAAATTCCAt GTTGTTAACATTGGGAGATGCCTACTATGAACAGAAAATGGGTCCATTAGTCGACAAAATGCTTCTAAAATTCCACATCCTGGGTGAAGG AATAATTGGTCAAGCCGCTTTCACGGGAAAACATCAATGGATTTTCTCAGACTCCAATGGTAAAGGTTCGGATTCCGCTGgaaatgaaaatatatttcag GATGAATCTGAGTTACAAGACCAATTTTCATCTGGGATCAAG ACAATTGCAGTAATCTCTGTAGGAAGACGGGGAGTTGTTCAGTTTGGATCCACAAAGAAG ATTTTGGAGAGGTTGGAGCTTTTGGCTGAAACGGAGAAGTTGTTTTATGACATGGGAAATTGTCATGGGCTTACACCTTTGGAAATTGAAACTTGCAACCTAGATGGATGGTTTACTTCCTTCATTCTGGGTCAGAATCCGACAACCGAACTAGGTGGCTGTTCTGGAAAGCCAACAGGGTGGTCATGTTCCTTACAAAGTCTCATTGAACCCTCCTGCTCTGTGCATGACTATAGTATGAACACTGTGCAACAGAATTTATCTCATCTCACAAGTCAAATTCAAACAATTAGCATGGAAGCTCAACCTATATCAACTGGTAAGATCCATCGTGTTAACAGCTTGGCTGCTAATGCCCCTTGCACTAGTGAGGGTTCAATTTTGACTTCATTGCCGAGTGAAAAGGGCGAGTGGGATCCTTCAATTGCATTTCCTAAAAAGGATACAGAACAAAATTTTCAGGGTCattcaacatttacatcattttaTAGCACAGGAGAATTGGTTGATGTTGAATTACGTAATCTAGATAGCTTTGGGCGAACAAAACAGGAACAACATTCCTTTGGCACCAACGCTGGACTTCTAGATAGTGTAATTAGCCAACAGAGAAGCATTGAGGATTTTAACCTAGGTGATTTTACAACAGACCTCTCCAGCTCCTTTACAATGGATGATTTCTCTCAGTGGTTTTCTCCTTTTCCCCAGCATCACATACTTGGAGCAGGAGCTACAACGACAACTGATCCTTCATGTTCAGTAGGGTTTACCTCTGTGCCATCTGTTCCGATAGGAGGTGATGCGGTAATCAATATTCCAGTTGGACAAATAGTTAATTCATCAAAGAGCTCCATCGCTGATGCATTCACATCTAATGTAGAGAAATCTACAATGGTTCATGATAGTGGAAATGATCTGTTTAGTGTTACTGGAATGGATTTTAGACTTAGAAAAGCTGGGGGGTTTTCAGAAAATATTGACATGCCTTTGTTGCATAGTGTTAACAAAGTTGTTGCATCTGGAATGTCATCATCCATGGCTGGCAAGCGAAAAGGGTTATTCTCTGAACTTGGCCTTGAAGAGCTTCTACGTGGTGTTAATAATTCTTCTTCTGTTGCTAAATCTAGTGTTGAGGATGAAATTTTCACTACTAGAAGAAGGAAAATTGAAAATTCTTCATCTAACTTCCATCTAGGTCAGCTTGAAGGTCTTTCTTGCTCTGGTGGGGGCATGAATCTGGCCCAGTATTCACATACCTGGGACAAGAGTAATGATACTATATTCGGCAAAGAGTTTCACCTAAAATCACAAGTAGGATTATGGATTGATGATAGCTATGGTGTAAAAGCTGGAAATGCTGTTGTCACAACAGCAAAGAAGCCCACCAGGAAAAGAGCTAAACCTGGTGAAAGCTCTCGACCAAGGCCCAAAGACCGCCAGCTGATCCAAGATCGCATCAAAGAACTGAGAGGGATTATTCCTCATAGTGGAAAG CAGTTGAGCATTGATCATTTATTGGAGCGGACCATCAAATACCTGCTTTTCTTGCAAGGCGTGACAAAATATGCAGACAAGATTAAACAAGCTGATGAACCTAAG CTTATTGGCCAGGAGAACGGAAAGCTTCTAAAACACAATACAATGAGTGGTGGTGCTACATGGGCATTTGAAGTTGGGGCTCAGAGTATTCCTATTGTAGTTAAGGACCTAAATCCACCAGGCCAAATGCTTGTTGAG ATGCTATGTGAAGATCGAGAATTCTTTCTTGAGATAGCCGAAGTCATTAGGGGCTTTCCATTGAATATTTTGAAGGGAGTGATGGAGCTCCAAGAAGATAAGATTTGGGCACGATTTATTGTTGAG GCGGACAAGCAAATCGAAAGGACAGGTATAATTTGGTCTCTTCTCCCGCTTCTGCAGCAAAAGGACAACAGTGGGATTGATTGTGCAACTCAGCCAAGTGGTGACATGGATGGTGGGATTTCCTTATTAAACAACCCCCAGCAACAACCTTTCTTGCTGCGTCCTGTCAGCGTTGCTGAGACActtcaataa